In Puntigrus tetrazona isolate hp1 chromosome 7, ASM1883169v1, whole genome shotgun sequence, the following are encoded in one genomic region:
- the dok1b gene encoding LOW QUALITY PROTEIN: docking protein 1b (The sequence of the model RefSeq protein was modified relative to this genomic sequence to represent the inferred CDS: inserted 3 bases in 2 codons; substituted 1 base at 1 genomic stop codon), which produces MDTHVKEGQLYVQHQKFGKKWKKNWFVLYPASQNGIARLEFYDCSGSSTDKPSTKKMDKKIIRLSECISILPAVTETCPKENMAAFCVETNDKTYVFAAEKNVTNEWVEKMCEIAFQGGTGSLVSIDSNGQQELQMAENLIYFSREEVNEFWVSVQRTEASERCGLSGNYWLRANVDNLILKDPKTKKDLLVWPYKLLRRYGRDRVMFSFEAGRRCESGPGNFTFETKQGNEIFHIVEKSIREQKAQAEERHQSCPSLDSDCPALQQIRAAISEASSREPDGDSGGSKPGSADGVFGRKENDGKNLKGRSLPEPPPPVGGTPPRSPMPRGSKNLLEDQGSLYSEPADSVRQPSPGDCLYSDPXDSIKVMPTPNPRLRPTGDDGASRLPGIKPDPFYSDIYDQISLDLVQRTVGLGLNGRSRYPADGGPTEHIYDEPEGRAVSAQPIIMLYDLSXHPWRTRGMEEPQGHEVAQQPVPVPRPKGPKPVTAPKTRXSSTPKKDPPPLPQIKGSANLNNNNSSNSHNNKESDRRGAGAGNSVELYSKVSRHQLPPNAWHPTMQPPDIIYDNLGDI; this is translated from the exons AAATGGAAGAAAAACTGGTTTGTGCTCTACCCTGCGAGTCAAAACGGCATTGCACGGCTGGAGTTTTATGATTGCTCGGGCAGCTCCACTGATAAACCTAGCACTAAGAAAATGGACAAGAAGATCATTCGTCTGTCTGAGTGCATCAGCATACTTCCTGCTGTCACTGAAACCTGTCCCAAAGAAAACATGGCCGCCTTCTGTGTGGAGACCAATGACAAGACTTATGTCTTTGCAGCTGAGAAAAACGTGACCAACGAGTGGGTGGAGAAGATGTGCGAGATTGCTTTTCAG GGAGGAACTGGTTCTCTTGTTAGTATTGACTCAAATGGACAGCAAGAGCTTCAAATGGcagaaaatctaatttatttctccAGAGAGGAAG TTAATGAGTTTTGGGTGAGTGTCCAGAGGACAGAAGCATCAGAGCGCTGTGGTCTCTCTGGTAATTACTGGCTCAGGGCTAATGTGGACAACCTTATCCTGAAGGACCCCAAGACTAAAAAGGATTTACTCGTATGGCCCTACAAGCTTCTCCGGCGCTACGGAAGAGACAGG GTTATGTTCTCTTTTGAAGCCGGGAGAAGATGTGAATCTGGGCCAGGGAACTTCACCTTCGAGACAAAGCAGGGAAATGAAATATTCCACATTGTTGAGAAATCCATTCGGGAGCAGAAAGCCCAAGCTGAAGAACGACATCAAAGTTGTCCATCATTAGACTCTGACTGCCCAGCTCTCCAGCAGATCCGTGCTGCCATCTCAGAAGCAAGCAGTCGTGAACCAGACGGAGATTCTGGCGGTAGCAAGCCTGGGTCTGCGGATGGTGTCTTTGGTAGAAAGGAGAACGATGGGAAAAATTTAAAGGGCCGAAGCCTTCCAGAGCCGCCACCTCCCGTTGGTGGGACCCCACCGCGATCTCCCATGCCACGTGGGTCCAAAAACCTCTTGGAGGACCAAGGGAGTCTATACTCGGAGCCTGCCGACTCTGTCCGCCAGCCCAGTCCAGGAGACTGTTTATACTCAGACC TGGACAGTATTAAAGTCATGCCCACTCCTAACCCACGCCTCAGACCCACTGGTGACGATGGGGCTAGCCGCCTCCCAGGCATTAAGCCTGATCCATTCTATTCAGACATCTATGATCAGATCAGTTTGGACTTGGTGCAGAGGACGGTGGGATTGGGACTCAATGGGCGAAGCAGGTATCCTGCAGATGGAGGTCCAACAGAGCACATCTACGATGAGCCAGAGGGACGTGCCGTATCTGCTCAGCCTATCATCATGCTTTATGATTTAAG ACATCCCTGGAGAAccaggggaatggaggagcctCAAGGTCACGAGGTGGCTCAACAACCAGTGCCAGTGCCCAGACCAAAAGGCCCCAAACCTGTTACAGCACCCAAAACCAGGTAAAGTAGCACTCCCAAGAAAGACCCTCCTCCGCTGCCTCAAATTAAAGGCAGTGCTAACCTGAACAACAATAACAGTAGCAACAGCCATAACAACAAGGAAAGTGACAGAAGAGGTGCTGGTGCGGGAAACAGTGTGGAGCTTTACAGTAAAGTATCTAGACATCAGTTGCCTCCGAATGCGTGGCATCCTACCATGCAGCCTCCAGACATCATCTATGACAACTTGGGTGACATTTGA
- the LOC122348259 gene encoding LOW QUALITY PROTEIN: meiosis 1 arrest protein (The sequence of the model RefSeq protein was modified relative to this genomic sequence to represent the inferred CDS: inserted 1 base in 1 codon) — MSVRNRSCSSSILQACISSSFTRQPSRVLIVDASPPWWSETCTLLCQALENFFFLASSLAGPARLPLLSVFAISVQLECLLPFVQVKGNLTRLLSCIEELRSLPREGCVRQRGALLKQAVLDSLQQFKQYMCHTAHGDFKSNCMEVTVLTCQPAQTVLQQLEQGLKNSDLISLRRLLVVQITLQQSLSDGSPACSIETPSSEHDQEESLMLGTEMDLQLVXGTVVALENFLKMWLHDQGGDREHLHLLLPPSLTSQGSSPSAVCLKCDMQERLLSPALLPSTHDLGVKTESMQDFQPPNKSLANQKLSPQRLRVVKVLHAGGVCQSVLYGLPLIIRPTSCWQLDWDEMETNQQAFHALCHILKIRDWFLFGAFRVGAGSGSAVFSYYMLQSSGSVSLLLKPVLTRELMLPCCLPVSVEDPPLPALASVEARQSQSRVRVTVAPLPSIPLNKMPRRLLTFSQSRPCASALFSQDNYEEDDPVLIQ; from the exons ATGAGTGTCAGAAACAGATCCTGCTCGTCCTCCATTCTCCAAGCATGCATTTCATCATCCTTTACCAGACAGCCTTCGCGTGTGCTGATAGTCGATGCTTCTCCACCCTGGTGGTCAGAAACATGTACTCTTCTGTGTCAGGCCCTagagaatttcttttttttggccaGCAGTCTGGCAGGACCTGCTCGTCTGCCACTGCTAAGCGTCTTTGCCATCAGCGTACAGCTGGAGTGTCTCTTACCCTTTGTG CAAGTTAAGGGCAATTTGACACGTCTGCTGTCCTGTATAGAGGAGCTGCGATCTTTGCCTCGAGAGGGCTGCGTTAGGCAACGAGGCGCACTTCTTAAACAGGCAGTGCTGGACAGCCTGCAGCAATTTAAACAATACATGTGTCATACAGCTCATGGGGACTTCAAAAGCAATTGTATGGAG gtgacGGTGTTAACCTGTCAGCCAGCACAGACGGTCCTCCAACAGCTGGAACAGGGCCTGAAAAACTCTGATCTGATTAGTCTGCGCAGGCTTCTGGTGGTTCAGATCACATTACAGCAGAGTCTCTCAGACGGATCTCCAGCCTGTAGCATTGAGACACCATCTTCAGAACATGACCAAGAAG AGAGCCTGATGCTAGGTACAGAGATGGATCTGCAGCTGG GAGGCACAGTTGTGGCCTTGGAGAACTTTCTGAAAATGTGGCTACATGACCAGGGCGGAGACAGAGAGCATTTGCACTTGTTGTTACCCCCTTCTCTCACATCACAGGGTTC GTCTCCCTCTGCAGTCTGTTTGAAGTGTGACATGCAGGAGAGACTTCTCAGCCCAGCCCTACTTCCCAGCACTCATGACCTTGGAGTGAAGACTGAGAGCATGCAAGATTTCCAGCCTCCAAACAAGAGTCTGGCCAATCAGAAACTCTCACCGCAGCGTCTGAGAGTTGTCAA aGTTCTTCATGCTGGAGGTGTGTGTCAGTCTGTGCTGTATGGACTACCGCTAATCATCAGACCAACCTCATGCTGGCAGCTGGACTGGGATGAAATGGAGACAAACCAGCAGGCATTTCATGCTCTCTGCCACATTCTAAAA ATCCGTGACTGGTTCCTTTTTGGTGCGTTTAGAGTCGGGGCAGGTTCAGGTTCTGCAGTGTTCTCTTACTATATGCTTCAGTCCTCTGGTTCAGTCTCTCTGCTTCTGAAGCCTGTGCTGACACGAGAACTTATGCTACCCTGCTGCCTGCCTGTCTCAGTGGAGGACCCACCACTTCCTGCACTCGCCTCTGTGGAG GCTCGGCAATCTCAGAGTCGCGTGCGAGTCACAGTGGCCCCACTGCCTTCCATCCCTTTAAACAAGATGCCTCGCCGTTTACTAACCTTCAGCCAATCACGACCCTGTGCTTCTGCCCTCTTTTCCCAAGACAACTATGAGGAGGATGACCCTGTGCTGATCCAgtaa